In the genome of Yarrowia lipolytica chromosome 1B, complete sequence, the window TTTTTCAGTTGGCATTTTTTCGCCATGTCCACGATTTTCCGGCATAATTTTGTTTCCGCAGGCCCTGAGTCATCGCCAAGCCCAAGTGATATTCATGTCCTGTGATGTGGTAGCAACCTATAGCAAAGTAAAACGGCAATTAGCAAAAGAAAAGACTGCGGGCTCGTATTCAATACATTCCTGTCGAGTGTAACTTTGGTGcgtgaaaaaaatggacgCAATACCGCACCTGGGATGACAGAACAATGTCTCGTCAGTGTCGTTTCCACCTGCATGACAATCTACAATAGACAGATTTCAGGTAGCTCCGATTTCCCTATAATACACTAGCGAGGCACGCGGTTGGGATTTATTTTTGTGGCAGCCATGGACCCAACAGCTCAtcagactacaagtacgttTCAAACCCGCTTTCGGCCGCCACTGACGTCACGCAAAGTTTTTCAAGGGTTTGGTTATCTGTGAGAAGGTGTCAGAAAGTGTCAGATTTAGTGCGGGAAAAAAGTGAAGAGCGGCGTAGGGAAAAAATCCGAAAATAATACGACAAATGCTGGGCACAGCAATTTCTTCACAGTGCTGAAGGGGTATAGAATCGGTCGTCTTTTGCGGTGGATTTTCCTCCGATATTTCCACCTCTAATTCAAAATACAAAGTGGAAAGCTCGAGGGTAAAGAAGCCCGTCACGTCTGCAGACTCTTTCAGATGAAAGCCGatggtttctttttgcgCTGCTCAAGCGCCGGTAGTGCGACGTCGCAGAGCACGAGCCCTAAAGCTCGCAGCAGTGACGGTTCAGTTTCCCTTCTGGCTCTGAGACTTTTCCAAACTGAGACTCGACTCATGTCTCAAACTCGAGGCCTGGAACCCACAAGTGGTTCTGGGGTCGATAAAAAACACGCACCCCGAGCCACCGAATCTGTTGAGTGCTTTGTGTACCCTCCCCCTCAGACCCTGCCTGTAAACAGTACCACCAAGGAGTCTGGTTAGCTCGTTTTTGGAGGCGCTAATGCATTCTATCGTCAATAGCACGACCCACGAGGCTCCACACCTCGCCAACCACATCTCACGAGCGGCGACGGCCTGCAACCACCTGCAATGCGCTCGGAAAAATCCCATGGGGAAAATCAACAAGACTCCAGTCGTAGAGCTCTGCAATGCGGGAAtccaccttttttttccgttCACAAGTTCCTGTACAACCAAACGGGGTCGTGTACATGCTCTACCCCATAATACACGGTAGTTTGATCCCGAACTAGCCGGCGTTTGTTTCCAAAGACCCCTCTCTTTTATTTTCCgtctccacaaccacacagCGCTCCGCTATCATCAATATATGGAGGCCTGGAAAGGCGACTCAGGTCCTCCGATTACGGATTAAATTCGGATAAACAACTGGGGGGTGGAGCATAGACCATGCAGTGGAAAAAACCtacttgaaaaaaaaagtgcgTCCAGCTGCATACTGTGGCATACTGTGGCAAGACATGCACAGAACGCACTGTAAGGTAACCACTATTTCCAACTTTTTCAAACCCACACACAAAGCACTGTAGACACACACTATGTTGTTGGCACGTAGACGGATAATATTTTGCCCGCGCCATTCCGTATCCGATATCCTGTCACTAGTACAATAAAGAAAGGTACCACTGTCTCAGAAGATGAGCAGATTGCTTTGAAACTCCCGACATTGAAGCTTTTCTGAAATGAAAGCCAAGAACATGGACCTGTTCCAGATTCCGTTCGTTCAACTTGCAGTCATTGGTATTCGTAGACAGCTACAGATCTGGCCGCCGTGTATCATTTTGCGGTTGGTTTCGTCAGAAATGGCCTATTTGGGCGATaaaaccctaaccccgGAGCCTAAATTTGTCCGGTGGTCAATTGTGCGGAAAAATAAATTATGAGGTAAGCGATCTTGGCGATCTTGGCAAAAGATTGAAAATAAAGAGAAAATTTGGGGCTTGATGTTTTGCGCGTGATACGGCTGGGGACCGCCCCATCTTGCGCTGCTTCCAAACTGGCCCGATACGTCGTTCTATTGTGACGTCGACTTTAGAAGCAAATATGCATGGTTAGCGTGTTGAGACATGCAAATTAATGCAGAGTGATTTAGAGTTCAGATAGCGAAAAGTAGGTTTGGATTTTATGAAGGCTAATAGTCTAAGGCGGCGGAGGGCCGAACCCTCACAAACTTCGAGAGAGGGCTCAATCCTGAGATAGTTAAGCAGTACTTGAGATGTAAGGGGGAAGCGGTGGGGTTGGAAGTTGTCCCCACGAAAGCGAGCTTAGTGTTTGCGGGAGTATTTTCGGTGGGCGCCGGAAGGGGGGGGTGGTGGGAAGCACGGCCTAAAGTGGACTACTCCAACATGTATTTGGGTGTTGCTGGATTTGGTGAGGGGAAGCCAGTGCAGTGGAACATGAGAGCTATCATTGTAGGGAGCTGCAAAAAACAGGCGTTTTGCCACTTGGGGCATTTCCACACAGCTGTGCAGGCGTGCCTCGAGGACCGTATTGGCGCTGCAACGGTTTTGTGGGCATTTTTTTCGCCCTTTTGGCCCCAACCGGCACGCTCCGACCGTACATGTTCATATCCGACAACTGACTAAGACAAAATAAGGTTGTACGGTTTTGAAAATGCTCGTATCCTGCACATGGGCAATGGCACCACCTTTGGATGGAGCGTGCGACGGCAGggagcaaaaaaaaaaagtgctCTCAAAAGCCCAAGACGGCAGGCGCACGGTTGTGGAGGGTCCGATATGTCCGACGTATTGCAGAGTCGCACTTGGTTGTacctttttctttttctttaCGTCAAGAGGTCACCATCCCATCGCGGTTCGCCATTGGCACGTGGCTGATAAGGTGGGCCAATTTTCccatgtacagtatcatGTAgaggtacaagtacggttCAACGTTTAGTGTGGAGTGTGTCTCGTATTTGGGTAGTGGGTTAGAGGTGGAAATTAAGAAGATGGGGCGACAACGATATCTCGTATGGTGATTCCGGGGGCATTTTTCCGGTTTTTGCCAGTCTTTGCCAGCCTCGGTACCCTTTTGCGATTGCCTTGCCTTCAACTGTTCCACAAACGGGCCATTGTGCGCTTAAGTCCGGTTCCAAAACGGAACAATCAGGCACTACGTTGTAGTCGTCAGATCCTGGGAGGCAGGATATATACTAGCTCACGACCATGGATACTGATTGTAGAGTAGATAGTCGCCACCCTAAttgaccaccaccaaaTCACTTCACCGACATCAACGTCCATACCAACCAGCACCAATACCCGCGCCAATACCAGCACCAACATAACCAGTGCGatacaccaacaccaacaccaacacaccTTACTCCTACATCACctacaactacttgtactgtactcttaCTGTACTCTTACTGTACTCTCACTCTACAACACCAGCATGCCATACATTCCTCCTGGAAGACAGCGATCGTCGTCTCTGCCATTTTTGCACGCCATCCCCCGGTGGCTGTCGATGGACGAGGCGGAAGAAcgagagcagcaacagtCTGAAAATACCCGCAAGAACGCCCGCAGTTTTGCGGCGTCGCTGTTCCGCCGACACAAAAGCGAGTCGAGTGCCGACAACGCCGACAGCACTGACAACAGCCCCGGCCCAGCCTCTGTCTCGTCATGttcgtcttcttctacATCAGACCATTCAGATAACCTACTTAGCGCCGCTAACCCCGACATGAGTGACGCGACCCTGTGCACTCCCAGTGCAAGTGATGGTGCAAGTGAAGATGCAAGTGCGGCGCTGGGCCGCGGTAATGGAGCTACCGACACCACCGTTGCTACCGAGGGACAGGCCCACGATAATTTCGGTGGCGATGGCGACAAGGACTCTGCCATGCCACGTGATTCACCAGAAACGCACCCCATCATGGAGGGACGACTTCGGAGTCTTTTCCGGAATAGAGTTGGTGAGTTTTCCGTCGgacaattttttttgggaCCGGATTTTGGCACTGATTTGATGGATATTGGGACAAATTTTCAACAGTTGAACCTGACTGTTGAGCATGAGGGGAAGACTCAAAGATAACGCGTATGAAACAGGGAGTCTCGAGAGTGGATACGGAGGGAGCATGAGGTTTGGATAGATAAGCAGTCTAGAGAAGGAAGGCGTGAGGGGAAATGAAGTTGTTCACTTTTCATCAGTGGGACTTTTATTTCTTGTCCACAACAACTTCTGATCTTTACACCAATATTTTGTCCTTTTCCTATCTCTTCGCTCGTCCTGCGTTTTGctgcatttttttttctctcttctctcgcTCTCATGATCCTTGTCTTTTTCATTTTGCGTTCTTCTAGCTTTGCGTTTTTCCGTGTCTCCGCCCCTTGCCACGATCACTAGATCACTAACTCCAGATAAAAGCAACTCATGCAGCACTTCGTGGCCAAATGCTGGTCATGCACCGCAAACAAAGACAAGGTTTGAACAAGCACAAGAGTTAATTGCAAGAAAAGTTAATTTGGGTAAAGACGAAATAGACACAGGTGCTGAGCaaaagacacaaaaccaagTGGATTCCTCGCACCCTTCCGTCTCATCTCATCCCAACTCTTCTTGTTCGCCACTCTCAAACGACAACAAGTCTGCAACAACTCACGACAAGCATAGCTCCGCCAACAGCCCGGACAACGACATGGTAGCTCTCACATCCACTACCATCACCGGCGAGCCTGCGTCACAGTTGCACAAAACCACCGTCACCACACAACCTGCCACATCCAGtgccacaaacacaaacacggCTGCTATCGACATTAATGGCTCTGCTAAACGCGCATCCGATGAGATCGATCCTCTGGACACCGGGCTGGGGCTCTCCAAGTCTCCCAGCTCGTCTTCACTTGGCTCTCTGTCGTCGCTCAGCTCCCTGGCTTCTCTGAGCTCGCTCACTAACGGTACGGGCCCTATTTCCTCCACCCTCAGTCAGCTCAGAAAGCCCGCATCGACCGCAACAGCCACATCTACCTCTAACAACACCCCCCAGCATACTAACGAAAAGGTCCCCAGCAACAAAACCATCACATCTGCCGCAAAGACCACCATCACAGCACCCTCCCTCGACAAGGAAGGCCCCATTGTGTTCGACTCAGCGGCCCTCAGcgactcggactcggaggCCAAGACCCCTGCTGCTACTGCTGCCGCCTCGGCCAAGTCAGCCGCGTCTCGACGAGCCGAACGACCCTCACTGACGCGAACCACTTCGTCGCCAGGCTTGGAGAAACGCGACTTTGTGCCTCCCATCAACACCGCTCCTGAGACCCCCGCACCCGACTCTCCTGTGACCGAAACCATGGTTCTCACACGTGCAGGCTCTTCTGAGGACGTGCCCTCGACCGTCTTCTCTTGCCCCGACTCTCTCACCTCGCCTGAGCGACGGTCCTCAATTCTCACACAGCTGCAGATGCCTGTGTCGCCCTCAATCATCCGAAAGAAGTCTGGCGAGCTGGTCAAGTCTTCGCTTAAGCTGTCGTCGCTAGTGCGAAACAAGTCTATGCCTGAGTCGTCCATGAAGAGCGCCGCGGCTCAGGCCATCAAAAACGTGCATTTCGaccagaagctggagcaTGTGCGACACTTCCTCAACTCTGACCGTCCTCAGGCCGTGGCCGACGGTTCTGTGAAGCCTCGaccccaccaccacaaccacaacgGTGTGGGTACTTTCCAATGGCGAGATGACGACTCGTCTTCGGACGAGGACGACCTCCGAAAGGGCTACGATAAGTACATTGCCCGGACCGAGTGGTCGCTGTCGACCCCCAACTTCCCTGCTGTTCCTGGCCCCAAGCCCCACTCTGGTGAGCCGGACCCCATGGTGTACCTGGAAAACCTATTTCTATCtgccgacaagaacaacctGGTGGGCCATGTGGCAGTCAAGAATATTGCATTTGAGAAGCAGGTGAACGTGCGGTACTCGCTGGACTACTGGCAGACGGTGTCTCAGGTGGACGCGACCTATAACGATGACGCCCgcaagaagctcaaggatATGGGCTACGACCGATTCACCTTCTCTATCAACATGAACTTGTTGCCTCAGCACATTCTGACCCAGAAGCCCATGCATCTGTGTGTCCGGTACACTGCCAACGGCACCGAGTATTGGGACAACAACGGGTTCCAGAACTTCCAACTAGATTTCAAGCGGGTGCCCAAGCCCCAACGAGGCCCTGGCCGGTTCCATAACCGATCCAAGACGGAGTATGGTGTTGGCTGGACACCCAAGTACTCCAAGGCCTCCTCTTCACCTGAAAAGGCCGACAAGAATGAGAACGCGAAGCCCAgcaaggagcaggagcagaggGAGAACTCGAACGAGTCCTTCCTCGGCGACTTTGAGTACAAGGTGGCATCCCCCAAGGCATTTTCTGCCCGACGGTCTTCGGTCGACGACTCCATTCCCCTCAAATCCAAGACCAAGTCCAAGTTTCTGACCCCTCAGCGACGAAACACGGAAGACCAGCGAAACCTGTTTTCTCGCTACGATTTCGGTAACTCATTCCGACAAAAGACGCCCGAGCGACCCTCTGCCAAGGTTGCTTCCTCCGCCAACAGCAAGCCCAAGGCCAACGCCTCGTCCGAGGCCCCCTCCAAAATTGTGCctgcctcttcttccagcGGCTCTTCCGACGAGTCGAGCCAAGACTCTTCTAACCAGTCTTCATCCAACAGCTCCCCTCCCACCACGGCTGGTACCGGTGTTGGTGGAGCTGGTGAAATGGAGAGCGCGGAGATGAAGAAAGCGCCCAGCATTGGCAACTTGGCTGCAGTCATGACTGGCGGAGTCAAGCCTGAAGTCGACTCGCCCTCTTACCAGGAGATGATTAACAAGTACTGTTTCTTTGGCTCTGCTCCCAAGACGGAGGAGCCCGAACACTACTTTGTTCCCGGCCACGCGCACAGTGGCTCCATCAGCAGCACCTCGTCGACTTCGTCTGAAGACTCCATTTTAGGCATGCGGCCCCAGCAGCCCTCTTATGTGCAATCCAAAATGTCGTCCTTTTCCTCGGCCCTGAGCTCTGCCTGGCCTTGGAACGGCAACGGGAGTGGCGCCTCGAGCACCGCCACGACTCCCACCGGAGGTGAGTACGTCGGCCCCACCACGCTAGATGGTAGCCTGCGTTCTCCCACCCCCACTCTTGGTTCCAGCCCCACCGGCAGCTGTCTGGAATCGTCCTCGCCTGTTGGCTGGGCCAAGGGTGTTGAAGTATAGAAAGCTCCACTGATGTAAGGTATTTATTGTTTGCATGAACTTCCGAGAGCTGTAGCAtccagtacaagtgctgttATCATTAATTTAGTTAGGTTTAGTTGAAAATATTTTGCAGGTTGTAAGTTTCGTATAATTTAGAGATATCAAGAAGAGTAGACTAGATCCGAACTCTGATGCCAGCCACAGAACGAGAAATACTGGCTGGAATGGCATTGATATTGGTATCAGAATGATATTTCAGCGGTGTAGAATATGATGGAGTTTCTTTGATTCACGTGGGGTCAAAATTGAAGGTGTTAGGACGATTTTCGTCGATTACGTAATGTGGATGAGTGAGTCTCAACGCGGCAGTTTCGGAAATATGGTAACTATGACTAATCCCAGTGACATAATCTAGGCTGGAGTCTCATCATCTACTAAAAAAAGCCCActttttctctccttcAGTCGAATCGTATGATGTAGAACTGAGAAATTAAGGTTCGCGAGTCGGCCGAGATTGTGCAGTCCACTGTTGGCGTGCATCTCATATATATGCAGTCATTCTCATCACTACAATCACATCCAATTTGACATGAATCGACTCCAGATTTTGAAGGGCAAGATATTCCAGGCCCCAATGGCTGGTGCGACGAATCCTGCGTTTGTGGCCAAGAGCAGCAATCTGGGATTTGTGGGCAATCTCGGGTGTGGATACATGATGCCGTCTAAGATCAGTGAGGGCATtgaggagatcaagaaggagacaagCAAGCCGTTTGGAATCAATTTGTTTGTAAC includes:
- a CDS encoding uncharacterized protein (Compare to YALI0B09991g, some similarities with DEHA0D15972g Debaryomyces hansenii IPF 2966.1), whose amino-acid sequence is MPYIPPGRQRSSSLPFLHAIPRWLSMDEAEEREQQQSENTRKNARSFAASLFRRHKSESSADNADSTDNSPGPASVSSCSSSSTSDHSDNLLSAANPDMSDATLCTPSASDGASEDASAALGRGNGATDTTVATEGQAHDNFGGDGDKDSAMPRDSPETHPIMEGRLRSLFRNRVDKSNSCSTSWPNAGHAPQTKTRFEQAQELIARKVNLGKDEIDTGAEQKTQNQVDSSHPSVSSHPNSSCSPLSNDNKSATTHDKHSSANSPDNDMVALTSTTITGEPASQLHKTTVTTQPATSSATNTNTAAIDINGSAKRASDEIDPLDTGLGLSKSPSSSSLGSLSSLSSLASLSSLTNGTGPISSTLSQLRKPASTATATSTSNNTPQHTNEKVPSNKTITSAAKTTITAPSLDKEGPIVFDSAALSDSDSEAKTPAATAAASAKSAASRRAERPSLTRTTSSPGLEKRDFVPPINTAPETPAPDSPVTETMVLTRAGSSEDVPSTVFSCPDSLTSPERRSSILTQLQMPVSPSIIRKKSGELVKSSLKLSSLVRNKSMPESSMKSAAAQAIKNVHFDQKLEHVRHFLNSDRPQAVADGSVKPRPHHHNHNGVGTFQWRDDDSSSDEDDLRKGYDKYIARTEWSLSTPNFPAVPGPKPHSGEPDPMVYLENLFLSADKNNLVGHVAVKNIAFEKQVNVRYSLDYWQTVSQVDATYNDDARKKLKDMGYDRFTFSINMNLLPQHILTQKPMHLCVRYTANGTEYWDNNGFQNFQLDFKRVPKPQRGPGRFHNRSKTEYGVGWTPKYSKASSSPEKADKNENAKPSKEQEQRENSNESFLGDFEYKVASPKAFSARRSSVDDSIPLKSKTKSKFLTPQRRNTEDQRNLFSRYDFGNSFRQKTPERPSAKVASSANSKPKANASSEAPSKIVPASSSSGSSDESSQDSSNQSSSNSSPPTTAGTGVGGAGEMESAEMKKAPSIGNLAAVMTGGVKPEVDSPSYQEMINKYCFFGSAPKTEEPEHYFVPGHAHSGSISSTSSTSSEDSILGMRPQQPSYVQSKMSSFSSALSSAWPWNGNGSGASSTATTPTGGEYVGPTTLDGSLRSPTPTLGSSPTGSCLESSSPVGWAKGVEV